The Mercenaria mercenaria strain notata chromosome 10, MADL_Memer_1, whole genome shotgun sequence genome contains a region encoding:
- the LOC128559822 gene encoding uncharacterized protein LOC128559822 has product MPRKRTKKFNKKGIEPSDLDINVQKTDKEECSENEGATVSVTKESQHLGLATERKESRGNETEEHQSIAVVQNIRSKNTQIGSKNVIHDHGYVSSEVHKEHELQGAASLNVVDKTGLTQNIIARNVNIQLPQSQASEKETDCLHSGIQDFLKYVNNFDKGLYILVADRTTGINELDVFALVDWIAVIDFDINSRISGLLSYVEEPLSKRRSLHIVSWQEEKCIFSDTSLYWIGIKGCSGQPDTITSDDFQTWKRKIKQGFMQQLKQLKKFGDDYTNFTVIALWPRESSNYKHIQFVLNEISDALCPKEIVIIDDGSKKSKESDYVLNILTDDFSAVNIELTDVCKSIAAVCKPLAKVGSSSFQLPTADNSKDPKIDDQKAQWLKEDLEVLYLTNETGIKYDLSGLEEEETTFYKGGTLPWSWWYQVGPGRVDIQRDIAHDLIGYIKTRHISLCRSGCITLFHYPGSGGTTLSQRVIWTLMSDIPCVQMKHRGSSAITDIAEKIEFLFDKTHMPIFVLIDGGDEQKVDSLQGILGGHCCVIILYVKRNHMQIDGYKSHKQGVFWLKSTVSTSEAENLKHLYSKLCTTERQRRNLEDLLSSSKSPSLFDFGFAMYSYKYRGIESYVQGYLKWDMKDGQKKHARQKALAYLSLVYYYGQASLPIQFFAHLLGTENAYNVTTLADIPGDVKELMMRDVQDRRKNVVRIAHYYIAKEILDQVLVYPMSIQRALEPTLSRESKKRLGGFAVEFIEKAGKLNKEESSSAISYIMTRTFVLRDNKAVGENETQVTKKRQRFSQILEDASSCPPFTERFNIYQALTDSFPLEAQFRAHLGRLFTHCRPDETELAEKCFQQALEISKSEILPENLSKDFPSDDIPFNNKLDLMHIYHMYGNMILKQIAQYTGKYLGDRATIRTASNFDEIAKMLLPKVKQACELFSKCRDITPIGCEGSFGYIGEIQVRLMFCDYVHRNSGCRAGICKFIETNEGELVQFVNECIPIVDDLFLSCFSNIEPEKMDRTVSNCMQWYSALFNLDRKYTVRQHAKDAMSRRLEIAKVKMKYCQPDSYGILEHVNDVSDVQFIVEELEKNFKDYENKSSENLPTKRAMDLDYREWLVAIRHPLYKKEYAVDRVLQQVQLWHDLLHTPHSLFYLFVMKSLHGMGNCESQGDSTVLFDAQITKEEMLKRSKYVTKPRYPREWLGKPENNIRQLVSGLRFFGQVEGRDIKLGIDFDTLEVQKGTICAPNDKPAGGFIDLDLGPYNRVPLKVFFVPVRSEGNLKGSSYKHSRVEFLLGFSLSHGYEAFNVRLIDHQICHKCKKNVEKRSCDTEVECPRCSVRIQVDGVKKQAKQSRNGANKL; this is encoded by the exons aGCATCAAAGTATTGCTGTCGTTCAAAATATTAGAAGTAAAAATACACAGATTGGAAGTAAAAACGTCATTCATGACCATGGATATGTTTCGTCAGAAGTACACAAAGAACACGAGTTACAAG GTGCAGCGAGTTTAAATGTTGTTGACAAAACAGGCCTGACTCAAAATATTATAGCAAGAAATGTGAACATACAACTACCCCAGTCTCAAGCATCTGAAAAGGAAACAGATTGCCTTCACTCGGGAATACAAGATTTCCTTAAATATGTCAATAATTTTGACAAAGGTCTGTATATACTAGTTGCTGACAGAACTACAGGTATCAATGAACTTGATGTTTTCGCGCTAGTTGACTGGATTGCAGTCATAGATTTTGATATAAACAGTAGAATATCTGGTCTTTTGTCATATGTGGAGGAGCCCCTTTCGAAACGACGATCTTTGCATATTGTAAGTTGGCAGGAAGAAAAGTGCATATTTTCAGACACCTCTCTTTACTGGATTGGCATCAAAGGATGCTCTGGGCAGCCCGACACAATCACAAGTGACGATTTTCAAACTTGGAAGCGTAAAATTAAACAAGGGTTTATGCAGCAGTTGAAACAGTTGAAAAAATTTGGCGATGATTACACAAATTTCACAGTAATCGCCCTTTGGCCTCGTGAGTCCAGTAACTACAAGCATATACAATTTGTATTGAATGAGATCTCAGATGCACTTTGTCCGAAAGAGATTGTGATTATTGATGATGGATCAAAGAAATCTAAGGAATCAGACTATGTCCTGAATATATTGACTGACGATTTTTCGGCTGTTAATATTGAACTGACTGATGTTTGCAAATCAATTGCTGCTGTTTGCAAACCATTAGCCAAAGTTGGCTCTTCCAGTTTTCAGCTTCCAACGGCAGATAATTCTAAAGACCCTAAAATAGATGACCAGAAGGCTCAGTGGCTGAAAGAAGACCTTGAAGTACTTTATCTGACCAACGAAACGGGTATCAAATATGATTTGTCTGGGCTAGAAGAAGAAGAAACTACGTTTTACAAAGGTGGAACGTTACCATGGTCTTGGTGGTATCAAGTTGGTCCAGGACGTGTGGATATCCAACGTGATATAGCGCACGATTTAATCGGTTATATCAAAACAAGGCACATTTCTTTATGTCGTTCCGGTTGTATTACACTGTTTCATTATCCAGGATCAGGAGGCACGACGTTGTCTCAGAGAGTAATCTGGACATTGATGAGTGATATTCCGTGTGTCCAGATGAAGCATAGGGGAAGTTCTGCTATTACTGACATAGCAGAAAAGATTGAATTCCTCTTTGATAAGACTCATATGCCTATCTTTGTTCTTATTGATGGTGGAGATGAACAAAAGGTAGACTCCCTCCAAGGAATTTTAGGTGGACATTGCTGTGTAATTATACTGTATGTCAAGAGGAATCACATGCAGATAGATGGTTACAAGTCACACAAGCAAGGGGTTTTCTGGTTGAAAAGCACCGTCAGTACATCAGAAGCCGAAAATCTGAAACATTTATACAGCAAGCTTTGTACAACGGAGAGGCAACGGAGAAACTTGGAAGATTTGTTATCTAGTAGTAAAAGTCCCTCCCTTTTTGATTTTGGGTTCGCCATGTATAGTTACAAATACAGAGGCATTGAGTCATACGTGCAAGGTTATCTGAAATGGGATATGAAAGACGGGCAAAAGAAACATGCAAGACAGAAGGCTTTAGCTTATTTGTCTCTTGTATATTATTACGGCCAGGCATCACTTCCAATTCAATTCTTTGCACACCTTTTAGGAACAGAAAATGCTTATAATGTAACAACTCTTGCTGACATTCCAGGTGATGTCAAAGAACTGATGATGCGAGATGTGCAAGACCGTAGGAAGAATGTTGTGAGAATTGCACATTACTATATTGCAAAAGAGATTTTAGACCAAGTTTTGGTATATCCGATGTCAATTCAACGAGCATTAGAACCTACACTGAGCCGTGAAAGCAAGAAACGATTGGGCGGCTTTGCAGTTGAATTCATTGAGAAAGCAGGGAAGTTGAACAAAGAAGAATCGTCGTCAGCGATTTCATACATAATGACACGCACCTTTGTCTTACGAGATAATAAAGCTGTAGGTGAAAACGAAACGCAGGTAACCAAAAAGCGACAGCGGTTTTCGCAAATCCTTGAAGATGCGTCTTCATGTCCACCTTTTACAGAACGATTTAACATTTACCAGGCATTGACAGACTCCTTTCCGTTAGAAGCACAATTTCGAGCTCATCTTGGAAGGTTATTTACACACTGCCGTCCAGATGAAACAGAATTAGCcgaaaaatgttttcagcaagCTTTAGAAATAAGCAAATCAGAAATACTTCCGGAAAATTTATCCAAAGACTTCCCTTCAGATGATAttccatttaataataaactgGACCTGATGCACATTTATCATATGTATGGGAATATGATTTTGAAACAGATTGCACAGTACACGGGAAAATATCTTGGTGACAGGGCAACGATACGAACAGCATCAAATTTCGACGAAATTGCAAAAATGCTACTACCGAAAGTGAAGCAAGCTTGTGAATTATTTTCAAAGTGTAGAGATATAACCCCTATTGGATGCGAAGGAAGTTTCGGATACATTGGCGAAATTCAAGTTCGTTTGATGTTTTGTGATTATGTTCATCGCAACAGCGGCTGTAGGGCTGGAATTTGCAAGTTCATAGAAACAAATGAAGGAGAGTTAGTACAATTTGTCAATGAATGTATACCAATAGTAGATGACTTGTTCTTGTCTTGCTTCAGCAATATCGAACCGGAAAAGATGGATAGAACTGTGTCAAACTGTATGCAATGGTACTCTGCTCTATTTAACCTGGATCGTAAATACACGGTTCGCCAACACGCGAAAGATGCTATGTCACGGCGATTAGAAATAGCAAAAGTAAAGATGAAATACTGTCAGCCAGACTCCTACGGTATTCTGGAGCATGTCAACGATGTGAGCGATGTTCAGTTTATTGTAGAAGAACTTGAGAAGAACTTCAAAGactatgaaaataaaagttcagaaaatCTTCCAACAAAACGGGCCATGGATTTAGATTACAGAGAATGGCTTGTTGCTATTCGGCACCCTCTTTATAAAAAGGAGTATGCGGTCGACCGAGTTCTTCAACAGGTACAACTTTGGCATGACCTTTTACACACACCACATTCCTTATTTTATCTTTTCGTAATGAAAAGTCTCCATGGAATGGGAAATTGTGAATCACAAGGCGATTCAACCGTTTTATTTGACGCCCAGATCACCAAAGAAGAAATGCTGAAACGATCCAAATACGTTACAAAACCTCGATATCCAAGAGAATGGCTTGGTAAACCAGAAAATAATATACGTCAGCTCGTGTCCGGACTTAGATTTTTCGGACAGGTAGAAGGCAGGGATATCAAGCTAGGAATAGATTTTGATACACTTGAAGTTCAAAAAGGAACGATATGTGCACCGAATGACAAGCCGGCGGGTGGTTTCATTGATCTAGATTTGGGTCCATATAATCGAGTCCCGTTGAAAGTTTTCTTCGTCCCCGTAAGATCAGAGGGGAATTTAAAGGGATCGAGCTACAAGCATTCGCGTGTTGAGTTTTTACTTGGTTTCAGTTTATCGCATGGATATGAAGCCTTCAATGTAAGATTGATTGATCATCAAATATGTCATAAGTGCAAGAAGAACGTTGAAAAGAGATCTTGCGATACAGAGGTTGAATGCCCAAGATGCTCAGTTCGTATTCAAGTTGATGGGGTCAAGAAGCAAGCGAAGCAAAGTCGTAACGGGgcaaacaaactataa